In Thermofilaceae archaeon, a genomic segment contains:
- a CDS encoding HEPN domain-containing protein has product MFRSFGGVQVREEVKWWLKAAERNVERAEASIERGDFEAVAFWAQQAVEFSLRALILFKGEIPPKTHNLVELHRLVSDLLSGVREELLSELTPYYSVSRYPDIFMGVPVVHKSTAERFLRFSRELFERVREVIEHGVR; this is encoded by the coding sequence ATGTTTAGGAGCTTTGGTGGTGTGCAGGTGAGGGAGGAGGTTAAATGGTGGCTTAAGGCTGCTGAGAGGAACGTTGAGAGAGCTGAAGCCTCGATTGAGAGGGGGGATTTCGAAGCGGTTGCCTTCTGGGCGCAGCAGGCGGTCGAGTTCTCTCTCAGAGCTCTCATACTCTTCAAGGGGGAGATTCCACCCAAAACCCACAACCTGGTGGAGCTGCATCGGCTTGTGAGCGATCTACTCAGCGGAGTTCGGGAGGAGCTTCTGAGCGAGTTGACGCCCTACTACTCGGTGTCGAGGTACCCGGACATCTTCATGGGGGTGCCCGTTGTTCACAAGAGCACGGCTGAGAGGTTCCTCCGGTTCTCCAGGGAGCTGTTCGAAAGGGTGCGGGAGGTTATCGAGCATGGAGTACGGTGA
- a CDS encoding nucleotidyltransferase domain-containing protein, with protein MEYGDILRIVKRYLERLSERIEVAECYIFGSTARGDRLRSSDVDILVVSPSVEGLWPDERIRLAYELWGNELPADIFILTPSEFQNLKDRSVVLKDASRYWIKVV; from the coding sequence ATGGAGTACGGTGATATCCTGAGGATCGTTAAAAGGTATCTGGAGAGGCTGAGCGAGCGCATAGAGGTTGCGGAGTGCTACATCTTCGGGTCGACCGCTAGGGGGGATAGGCTTAGATCCAGCGACGTGGACATACTCGTGGTATCCCCCTCCGTCGAGGGGCTGTGGCCTGATGAGAGGATAAGGCTGGCCTACGAGCTGTGGGGGAACGAGCTACCAGCCGACATCTTCATCCTCACGCCGAGCGAGTTCCAGAACCTGAAGGATAGGAGCGTTGTCCTGAAAGACGCATCCAGGTACTGGATCAAAGTAGTATAG
- a CDS encoding nitroreductase family protein, giving the protein MENRDCINALLTRRSIRKFKKDDVPFDLVLKAIDIARHAPSARNWQPWEFVVVRDRERREQLSKIHPWARYAAEAPVAIVVLADQQRAPDSYMIDGSLAAMYLWLAIHCLGLGAVWLHTVPVADKVRQIIGAPDHLFPIGLFAVGYPDEQPPPRPRKELKEIVHLETYGRKLE; this is encoded by the coding sequence GTGGAAAACAGGGATTGTATCAACGCCCTTCTGACGAGGAGGAGCATCAGGAAGTTCAAGAAGGACGATGTACCCTTCGACCTCGTTTTAAAGGCGATCGATATAGCGAGGCACGCGCCCAGCGCCAGGAACTGGCAGCCCTGGGAATTCGTCGTAGTACGCGACAGAGAGAGGCGGGAGCAGCTCTCAAAGATACACCCGTGGGCTAGGTACGCGGCGGAAGCCCCGGTAGCCATTGTCGTCCTAGCGGACCAGCAGCGGGCGCCGGACTCCTACATGATCGACGGATCGCTAGCAGCCATGTACCTCTGGCTGGCGATACACTGCCTAGGATTGGGGGCTGTCTGGCTGCACACAGTACCCGTGGCCGACAAGGTCCGGCAAATCATCGGTGCGCCGGACCACCTCTTCCCGATCGGGCTCTTCGCAGTCGGATATCCCGACGAGCAGCCTCCGCCCAGGCCGAGGAAGGAGCTGAAGGAGATCGTGCACCTCGAAACCTACGGCAGAAAGCTGGAGTAG
- a CDS encoding magnesium-dependent phosphatase-1, translating to MANCKLVALDLDKTLWDHPDVSSTVPPYRRVDADAIADSLGSLIRLRRGAREVLRELKRRGIALAVVSWNNYDIAVEALRALDLLDLFDIVIIEPHPHKDLMFKRLLKWARRKGIEAGDVVFLDDNPEMVEKVKRAWPAVRTLRFGHDVRSFEDLLGLLYPLQG from the coding sequence GTGGCTAACTGCAAGCTCGTCGCTTTGGATCTGGATAAAACGCTGTGGGATCACCCTGACGTTTCATCGACTGTACCCCCTTACAGGCGGGTTGATGCCGACGCGATAGCTGACTCGCTGGGGTCCTTGATCAGGTTGAGGAGGGGGGCGCGAGAGGTTCTGCGCGAGCTGAAGAGGAGGGGTATTGCTTTAGCTGTCGTGAGCTGGAACAACTACGATATAGCCGTGGAAGCTTTGAGGGCGCTCGATCTTCTCGACCTCTTCGACATTGTGATCATCGAGCCGCACCCGCACAAGGACCTCATGTTCAAACGGTTGTTGAAGTGGGCCCGCAGGAAGGGCATTGAGGCTGGCGACGTCGTTTTCCTGGATGATAACCCGGAGATGGTGGAGAAGGTGAAGCGCGCGTGGCCCGCGGTTAGAACGCTGAGGTTCGGCCACGATGTTCGCAGCTTCGAGGATCTACTCGGCCTCCTGTACCCGCTACAGGGCTAA
- a CDS encoding PIG-L deacetylase family protein: MEGLEGLVSRLSYGEAVKAYLEMMREDLSRAFDRVRKVLCVQPHPDDTDIAAGGLVAKLASRGVEVAYVTLTDGGLGTMDPEMYPEKLALVRRREQEEAARLLGVKELVWLGYRDGELQPTLEARRELIRLIRWYKPDMVIAPDPWLTYEVHPDHRAAGILAVEAAFFSAHPHSIPLAEGLKPHPVRYVAFYWTRKPNAIIDVSEYMEVKMKAVRAHQSQYTPALEDSVRAYMRLMGKLIGAAYAEAFKVLNPFMMHSNTFAEDV, encoded by the coding sequence GTGGAGGGCTTGGAGGGTCTCGTTTCTCGCTTGAGCTACGGAGAGGCCGTGAAAGCGTACTTGGAGATGATGAGGGAGGACCTATCGAGAGCCTTCGATAGGGTTCGGAAGGTATTATGCGTGCAACCCCACCCAGACGACACGGACATCGCGGCTGGCGGCCTAGTAGCCAAGCTCGCCAGCAGGGGTGTTGAAGTTGCCTACGTCACGCTCACCGACGGCGGCCTGGGCACAATGGACCCCGAGATGTACCCGGAGAAGCTCGCCCTCGTGAGGAGGAGGGAGCAGGAGGAGGCTGCCCGCCTACTGGGCGTGAAGGAGCTCGTGTGGCTGGGCTACAGGGATGGAGAGCTTCAACCGACGCTCGAAGCCAGGCGCGAGCTGATCCGGCTCATACGGTGGTACAAGCCCGACATGGTAATAGCACCGGACCCTTGGCTCACGTACGAAGTTCATCCCGATCACCGCGCGGCGGGCATTCTCGCGGTTGAAGCCGCCTTCTTCTCGGCGCACCCGCACTCCATCCCGCTGGCTGAAGGGCTGAAGCCCCACCCTGTGCGGTACGTAGCGTTCTACTGGACCCGGAAGCCGAACGCGATCATCGACGTGAGCGAGTACATGGAAGTCAAGATGAAGGCGGTGAGAGCCCATCAATCCCAGTACACGCCAGCCCTCGAGGACTCCGTTAGAGCCTACATGCGCCTCATGGGGAAGCTCATCGGAGCCGCGTATGCGGAAGCCTTCAAAGTCCTAAACCCCTTCATGATGCACAGCAACACTTTCGCCGAGGACGTTTAA
- a CDS encoding aminotransferase class I/II-fold pyridoxal phosphate-dependent enzyme, which yields MRAARRAGYVEYAIREIDALARQLERSGRRVIRLNIGDPVAYGLQPPQELRRLLAQAVEEGYNFYSPSEGLWELREAIAERERRVWGVDVSPEDVLVTTGVSEGISMLMAALIDEGDEVLLPSPCYPVYVPYVRLYGGVPKFYRVVEEGGVWRLGDDPAELVTPRTKAVVIINPHNPTGAVLSEGEVRKLVEAALSVGACVVSDEIYDELVLEGCYRSTAAVAGDAPLIVLNGFSKRWLVTGWRLGYMYFRGPGSEEVRDAVVKLARTRLCPPTPAQRAAALFLQREEPFVKQLREEVRVRRDFFVKLVKEVPGLELAKPMGAFYAYPRLAVEGDWGDDYGFAKALLMEEGVAVVHGGGFYDYRRDRFRVVFLPPSEMMAEAVERIERFIERHSS from the coding sequence GTGCGTGCGGCTAGGCGCGCCGGCTATGTGGAGTACGCGATCAGGGAGATTGACGCTCTCGCCAGGCAGCTTGAGCGTAGCGGGAGGCGGGTCATCAGGCTGAACATCGGGGACCCCGTCGCGTACGGCCTCCAACCGCCCCAGGAGCTTAGGCGTCTGCTGGCTCAGGCTGTGGAGGAGGGTTACAACTTCTACTCGCCGAGCGAGGGGTTGTGGGAGCTGAGGGAGGCGATCGCGGAGAGGGAGCGTAGGGTTTGGGGGGTGGATGTTTCGCCGGAGGATGTGCTGGTGACGACGGGGGTTTCGGAGGGGATCAGCATGCTGATGGCCGCGCTCATCGATGAGGGGGATGAGGTCCTCCTGCCCTCCCCCTGCTACCCCGTCTACGTCCCCTACGTTAGGCTGTACGGTGGAGTGCCGAAGTTCTACCGCGTAGTTGAGGAGGGTGGGGTGTGGAGGCTGGGGGACGACCCTGCAGAGCTCGTCACGCCCCGCACGAAGGCTGTCGTCATCATCAATCCCCACAACCCGACGGGGGCCGTCCTGAGCGAGGGGGAGGTGCGCAAGCTCGTCGAGGCGGCTCTATCGGTTGGAGCTTGCGTGGTCTCGGACGAGATTTACGACGAGCTGGTGCTCGAGGGCTGCTACAGGAGCACGGCCGCCGTAGCCGGGGATGCACCGCTGATCGTCTTGAACGGCTTCTCGAAGCGATGGCTGGTGACCGGCTGGAGGCTCGGCTACATGTACTTCCGCGGGCCCGGGTCGGAGGAGGTGCGGGACGCGGTTGTCAAGCTGGCGAGGACAAGGCTCTGCCCACCGACGCCGGCTCAAAGGGCGGCCGCGCTCTTCCTGCAGCGGGAGGAACCGTTCGTTAAGCAATTGAGGGAGGAGGTGAGAGTGAGGAGGGACTTCTTCGTCAAGCTCGTTAAAGAGGTTCCGGGGTTGGAGCTGGCGAAGCCCATGGGCGCCTTCTACGCTTACCCGAGGCTCGCGGTGGAGGGCGATTGGGGCGACGATTACGGCTTCGCGAAAGCCCTACTGATGGAGGAGGGCGTGGCCGTCGTGCACGGGGGAGGGTTCTACGACTACAGGCGCGACAGGTTCAGGGTCGTCTTCCTGCCGCCCAGCGAGATGATGGCTGAAGCCGTGGAGAGGATAGAGAGGTTCATCGAGCGCCACTCGAGCTAG
- a CDS encoding ornithine cyclodeaminase family protein produces MQLDILYLSREDLIECGLLDFGAALSDVERVLRMMAEGTVVMPPKVALEFYREDGSPKGHIIAMPAYLKELNVAGIKWAAGFYTNPEIGLPHGLDVVVLSDAETGRPLAVMEGALITAVRTGAVAGVGAKYLSPEGAATATIVGAGVVGRAAAHCIARALPSVELRIYDLIRGKAEAVAREVGGRVAEKLEEAVRGSDIVVTATTARSPVVRDSWLKRDVACIEIGKNEFEEATVLRADRIVVDYWEQIKSREWVSLTQLWKRGLLDEGRIESIASIVARGKPEGGGLRFFSPIGMACEDVIVAYRLYREAVRRGLGTRLPLWRSTDWL; encoded by the coding sequence GTGCAGCTCGACATCCTCTACCTGAGTAGGGAGGACCTGATTGAGTGCGGCCTCCTCGATTTTGGCGCTGCACTGTCTGATGTGGAGAGGGTCTTGAGGATGATGGCTGAAGGCACGGTTGTCATGCCGCCGAAGGTGGCCCTCGAGTTCTACCGGGAGGACGGTTCCCCGAAGGGGCACATCATCGCGATGCCCGCGTACCTCAAGGAGCTCAACGTCGCCGGCATCAAGTGGGCGGCAGGCTTCTACACGAACCCCGAAATTGGACTCCCCCACGGACTCGATGTAGTCGTGTTGAGCGATGCGGAGACCGGCCGCCCGCTAGCCGTGATGGAGGGGGCCCTCATAACGGCCGTGAGGACGGGTGCTGTAGCCGGCGTCGGGGCGAAGTACCTGTCGCCCGAGGGCGCGGCTACGGCGACGATCGTGGGGGCTGGAGTCGTGGGCAGAGCTGCAGCCCACTGCATCGCAAGGGCGCTGCCGAGCGTGGAGCTCAGAATCTACGACTTGATACGGGGGAAGGCTGAGGCTGTCGCGAGAGAGGTTGGAGGGAGGGTTGCGGAGAAACTGGAGGAAGCCGTGAGGGGCAGCGACATCGTCGTTACGGCAACCACCGCTCGATCCCCCGTGGTGAGGGACTCGTGGCTCAAGCGGGATGTGGCTTGCATCGAAATCGGGAAGAACGAGTTCGAGGAAGCGACTGTGCTCAGGGCCGATAGGATCGTAGTGGACTACTGGGAGCAGATAAAGAGCAGGGAGTGGGTCTCCCTTACGCAGCTCTGGAAGCGGGGCCTCCTCGACGAGGGTAGAATCGAGAGCATCGCCAGCATCGTTGCGAGAGGGAAACCGGAGGGTGGTGGGTTGAGGTTCTTCAGCCCAATCGGGATGGCGTGCGAAGACGTCATAGTCGCCTACAGGTTGTACAGGGAGGCGGTTAGGAGGGGGCTTGGAACGAGGCTCCCGCTCTGGCGCTCCACTGATTGGCTCTAG
- a CDS encoding type II toxin-antitoxin system VapC family toxin encodes MAAGGSRERLRVVLDASVVSKWIVPGEPWEEEAALLCKRVAEGRVEAHVPALLLYEVSSVILRVARAGAVKMEDALEALALLNYLLSVHPAEWRDMPEIVRLAHATGLTVYDSAYLHLAASTGAVLVTADEELATKGKRVADVIHLADLASRLRRLGIP; translated from the coding sequence ATGGCTGCGGGAGGATCGCGTGAGAGGCTCCGAGTAGTGCTCGACGCTAGCGTGGTGTCGAAGTGGATTGTACCGGGTGAGCCCTGGGAGGAAGAGGCTGCCCTCCTCTGCAAGAGAGTTGCGGAGGGTCGCGTGGAAGCTCACGTTCCAGCCCTCCTACTTTACGAGGTTTCCTCCGTGATTTTAAGAGTAGCCCGCGCGGGTGCGGTGAAGATGGAAGATGCCTTGGAGGCACTTGCGCTCCTCAACTACCTCTTGAGCGTGCACCCGGCCGAGTGGCGGGACATGCCGGAAATCGTAAGGCTCGCCCATGCTACGGGGCTGACCGTTTACGATTCCGCCTACCTTCACCTGGCTGCGAGCACTGGCGCGGTACTGGTGACAGCTGACGAGGAGCTAGCCACCAAGGGCAAGAGGGTTGCGGATGTCATCCATTTAGCCGATTTGGCATCCCGCCTGAGGAGGCTGGGGATCCCTTAA
- a CDS encoding ATP-binding protein has product MEYLAYAQNPWWEWSNWVERDRDLREFSRMEVKWTPNWLSSVSLKPFSLNFVLGPRQVGKTTGVKLLISQLLKDRDPASIFYFNCDLAADVKELRRVLEFYQGFRQAHGVKSSVVVLDEVTGLEDWWRIVKGFIDMGYFDSDVLILLGSASFRIKAFAEAFPGRRGEGRTIEVLPLSYPEYVAALGVEPKPSEHSRLVALFEKYLVTGGFPRSINSDARFAEDLVASVERDVVKAGRNPRLLRLIARELIAKAPSALSYNAIAGELGVSHNTVQDYVRLMEDMFLVSVAYMRHGDRVFYRREKKIFFRDPFAARAFSSLLALPPQRAALVEWVVQEHAFRRFGEVYFWRNGYEVDVIAGNLKIEVKTGKPHRRYPRNVIILSDEDVPLFLLDLWGGFKGSPASSGGMPNRLNG; this is encoded by the coding sequence ATGGAGTATTTAGCTTACGCGCAGAACCCCTGGTGGGAGTGGAGCAACTGGGTGGAAAGGGATAGGGATCTCCGGGAGTTCAGCAGGATGGAGGTCAAGTGGACGCCCAACTGGTTGAGCTCGGTTTCACTGAAGCCTTTCTCCCTCAACTTCGTTCTAGGGCCGAGGCAGGTGGGCAAAACGACCGGCGTGAAACTCCTCATCTCGCAGCTGTTGAAGGATCGGGACCCCGCGTCCATCTTCTACTTCAACTGCGACTTGGCGGCGGACGTGAAGGAGCTGAGGAGGGTGCTCGAGTTCTACCAGGGCTTCAGGCAGGCTCACGGCGTTAAATCCTCAGTGGTGGTGCTCGATGAGGTCACCGGTCTAGAGGATTGGTGGAGGATCGTGAAGGGGTTCATCGATATGGGCTACTTCGATAGCGACGTGCTCATCCTCCTCGGTTCAGCCTCTTTCAGGATCAAAGCGTTCGCTGAGGCCTTCCCCGGGAGGAGGGGTGAGGGTAGGACGATCGAGGTGCTCCCCCTCAGCTACCCCGAGTACGTCGCAGCGCTCGGGGTTGAACCGAAACCCAGTGAGCACAGTAGATTGGTAGCGCTATTCGAGAAGTACCTCGTGACCGGGGGTTTTCCGAGGAGCATCAACAGTGACGCGAGGTTCGCCGAGGATCTCGTTGCGAGCGTTGAACGCGACGTGGTGAAAGCGGGTAGAAACCCGAGGCTCCTCCGGCTCATCGCGAGGGAGCTGATCGCGAAGGCTCCGAGCGCGCTGAGCTACAACGCGATCGCCGGCGAGCTGGGCGTATCCCACAACACGGTCCAGGACTACGTGAGGCTGATGGAGGACATGTTCCTCGTCTCAGTCGCTTACATGAGGCACGGGGACAGGGTGTTTTACAGGCGCGAGAAGAAGATATTCTTCCGCGACCCCTTTGCCGCCCGGGCTTTCTCAAGCCTCCTAGCCCTCCCGCCGCAGAGGGCAGCGCTGGTCGAGTGGGTTGTGCAGGAGCACGCTTTCAGGAGGTTCGGGGAGGTGTACTTCTGGCGCAACGGTTACGAAGTTGACGTGATAGCCGGCAACCTAAAGATCGAGGTAAAGACGGGGAAGCCGCACAGAAGGTACCCGAGGAACGTCATCATTCTCTCCGATGAGGACGTGCCCCTCTTCCTCCTCGACCTTTGGGGCGGCTTTAAGGGATCCCCAGCCTCCTCAGGCGGGATGCCAAATCGGCTAAATGGATGA